The proteins below are encoded in one region of Candidatus Methanoperedens sp.:
- a CDS encoding ribose 1,5-bisphosphate isomerase gives MKQLKEIAQKIKTMQIRGAGRIARAAAGELRDYAGRIKTNDLDEFNKKMNYAAELLVSTRPTAVSLPNAVRAVMRYKGETVDEAKTIIKKLADEFIAGSENAVKRIGEIGARRVRDGDTIMTHCNSAAAISIFAAAHAQGKAINVIATESRPRMQGHITIKQLDAIGIKTSLIVDSAVRYFMKDVDLVIMGADAVTVNGSVINKIGTSQLALAAHEARKNVIIAAETYKFSPRTILGELVEIEERDSSEVISGEMLGEFTNVCVKNPAFDVTPREYIDLICTEVGAIPPEMAYIIIREYLGWEIGEMNFDGYQKH, from the coding sequence ATGAAGCAGCTTAAAGAAATTGCACAAAAGATAAAAACCATGCAAATACGGGGCGCGGGCAGGATTGCACGGGCTGCGGCAGGGGAGCTTCGTGATTATGCAGGCAGGATAAAAACAAATGACTTGGACGAGTTTAACAAAAAGATGAATTATGCCGCAGAGCTTCTTGTGAGCACGCGCCCCACTGCGGTATCGCTGCCAAATGCTGTGAGGGCTGTGATGCGGTATAAAGGTGAAACCGTGGATGAGGCAAAAACCATTATTAAAAAACTGGCAGATGAATTTATCGCCGGTTCCGAGAACGCGGTCAAGAGGATAGGAGAGATAGGCGCAAGGAGGGTGCGAGACGGGGATACCATAATGACGCACTGCAACTCTGCGGCTGCAATCTCGATTTTTGCGGCAGCGCATGCCCAGGGAAAGGCTATCAACGTTATCGCCACGGAATCACGCCCCAGAATGCAGGGGCATATTACGATAAAACAGCTCGATGCCATCGGGATAAAAACCTCTTTGATCGTGGATTCAGCTGTGCGATATTTCATGAAGGATGTTGACCTTGTGATAATGGGAGCTGATGCCGTGACTGTGAATGGCTCGGTCATCAATAAGATCGGGACTTCACAACTGGCATTGGCTGCCCATGAAGCCAGGAAAAATGTGATAATAGCTGCCGAGACCTATAAATTCAGCCCACGAACGATATTGGGTGAACTTGTTGAGATAGAGGAGCGCGACAGCAGTGAGGTCATAAGCGGGGAAATGCTGGGCGAGTTTACCAATGTGTGCGTGAAAAACCCTGCGTTTGATGTGACACCGCGTGAGTACATTGACCTTATATGCACCGAGGTCGGGGCGATACCTCCTGAGATGGCA